AGGTTTTTCCTGCTTCCAGACAGTAATAATACCAATTGGTAATACGTAATGCGTAATGGGCTACGCCCTGCTACGCTAACGTAATTCGTAATTAACAAACTTCAGTAGGTGAAAATCAATAATTTTATTGAACTCAAGTAAGGAGCAGAAGTATATAAGGTTTCCTTCTGACACAGAGGCTTTAATCATCACTATTTAACCGGAATTGATATTATCCATAGGATGGTGTGTATTCAAAACAGCTACATCTATACGTAGGTTATATTTTTAGAGTTTTCCAAGGTAAATGCGATGACCTCCGGTCGGTCGGAGACCATCGCACCAATTTTCATGCGTAAAACCATCAATATTTAATACTAATTACGCCCATTTATCCATTCTGATATTTATTGTTTACAAAGTTGAGTCAAACAATAAATGAGTTGATATTTGCCGCCCATTTTATTGTCATGAAAAACTCAAAATCTAGATTTTAATTTTAATTAGACAAGCTTTTAATGACTAGGTTTTAGGAAAAATTTAAAAAATCATAAAAAATATTTTGTTGGTTTTTGTAAAACACAAAGCAATTTAATAGATTAACTCATAGTAATTATTGACTAGGAGGGCAAAATCATGCGTGTAAATATTAATTGTCCAGAATTAACAATTAAAACCACAAAAAACATTAACGTTAGTTGAGGAGCAAATACCTATGCCCATAAATAAGAATAATCACAATCCACTTACAAATGACGGGCTAAATTCTCTTTCTTTCTCCTCATCTGATGCTTTTAGTACAGAAAATAATTATGTTTCCAACTTAGGAAGTCGTAGTAGTAGCTACACATCAAATGATGCTACTTCTAATGCTACTAGTACCTATAATTCTAGTAACGGTTATGGCTTAATTAATGCAGCCACAGCCGTATCTGAAGCAGCTGGTCAAAGTCCATACAGTGATGTTCCTGCCCTTGGTGGTAATAGTTGGGGATTAGATATGATTAAAGCCCCAGAAGTTTGGGCGCATGGTTATACAGGTCAGGGCGTAACTGTGGCTGTGATAGATACTGGCGTAGACTATAATCATCAAGATTTAAAAAACAATATATGGACGAATACTAAAGAAATTGCCGGAAATGGTATAGATGATGATGGCAATGGTTATGTAGACGATACTAACGGTTGGAATTTTAACGACAACAATAATAATACCCTCGATAATAATGGGCATGGAACTCATGTTTCTGGAATTATTTCAGGGGCAAATGATGGAGTCGGTGTAACTGGTGTTGCTTACAATGCCAAGATTATGCCAGTCAAAGTTTTAGATGAATCTGGAGAGGGTTCTTATAATTCGATCGCTAATGGAATCCGCTACGCCGCAGATAATGGAGCTAGAGTAATTAATCTGAGTTTAGGTGGTGATTACTCTAATCAGAATCTCCAATCTGCTCTTGAATATGCCGATAGTAAAGGGGCAATTGTTGTCATGGCATCTGGTAATGATGGTAAATCACAACCAGGTTATCCTGCCCGCTATGCAGATAAATTAGGTATTGCCGTTGGCGCTGTAAATAGCGAAGGTGACTTAACCGATTTCTCTAATCGTTCTGGTAGCAATGAACTGTCTTATGTTACAGCCCCTGGACAGAACATTTATTCGTCTATACCAAATAATGAGTATGCCAATTATAGTGGTACATCTATGGCTACTCCCTACGTTTCCGGTGTAGTAGCTCTGATGTTGAGTGCTAATCCTAATTTGACTGTAGCCCAAGTGCGTGAAATTATTACCAGCACAGCAGGTAACACTGAAACCAACGCCACA
Above is a genomic segment from Nostoc sp. MS1 containing:
- a CDS encoding S8 family peptidase: MPINKNNHNPLTNDGLNSLSFSSSDAFSTENNYVSNLGSRSSSYTSNDATSNATSTYNSSNGYGLINAATAVSEAAGQSPYSDVPALGGNSWGLDMIKAPEVWAHGYTGQGVTVAVIDTGVDYNHQDLKNNIWTNTKEIAGNGIDDDGNGYVDDTNGWNFNDNNNNTLDNNGHGTHVSGIISGANDGVGVTGVAYNAKIMPVKVLDESGEGSYNSIANGIRYAADNGARVINLSLGGDYSNQNLQSALEYADSKGAIVVMASGNDGKSQPGYPARYADKLGIAVGAVNSEGDLTDFSNRSGSNELSYVTAPGQNIYSSIPNNEYANYSGTSMATPYVSGVVALMLSANPNLTVAQVREIITSTAGNTETNATPTTPTTSPGFGFNPSDFLGLIGSPSNNKPTPTPNTPTSSPGSGFNFVSIIGGLLTGSPSNNTSTNTSSYSQKSFSQSNAYTTDSPILSTSSNSYVSTDELDSLVKKLVIS